Proteins encoded within one genomic window of Solea senegalensis isolate Sse05_10M linkage group LG11, IFAPA_SoseM_1, whole genome shotgun sequence:
- the LOC122776585 gene encoding deoxyribonuclease-1-like isoform X1 yields the protein MKIASFNVRRFGLAKVSDPDVLSTLVKIVSRYDIILILEVVDASGDSVKLFMKELNRVNTSHHYSLQLSTRLGRNRYKEQFLFVYRDDVVKFIDSYQYEDNQVNDVDAFAREPYILHFRPHYTVLRDLVLIPVHTTPSDSERELDELYEVFLHVRDKWKTDNIMILGDFNADGAYVTRKEMKSIRIRSNTDFHWLIGDDVDTTAITSNDHTYDRIVVYGDDMLAAIVPNSAKPFNFHTEFSMTEEMALRVSDHYPVEVELCIAPPPCMSKCRDAQNAPGNNTITESLQADVLKLQRENLLLEQEKLQLQISLLQRKLAKMEVEE from the exons ATGAAGATAGCTTCCTTTAATGTTCGCCGGTTTGGCCTGGCAAAAGTCTCAGACCCAGACGTCCTGTCGACTCTGGTTAAG ATTGTGTCTCGATATGACATTATTTTGATTCTGGAGGTGGTGGATGCGAGTGGAGACTCTGTCAAACTGTTCATGAAAGAACTCAACAG GGTGAACACCAGCCATCACTATTCTCTGCAGCTCAGTACTCGCCTGGGAAGAAACAGATACAAGGaacagtttctgtttgtctACAG GGACGATGTGGTCAAGTTCATTGACTCCTATCAATACGAAGACAACCAGGTGAACGATGTGGATGCTTTTGCGAGGGAGCCGTATATTCTCCACTTCAGGCCACACTACACAG TGCTGAGGGATTTAGTGCTAATCCCAGTCCACACCACACCTTCAGACTCAGAAAGAGAGCTGGATGAGCTGTACGAGGTCTTCCTGCACGTCAGGGACAAGTGGAAAACAGAT AACATAATGATCCTGGGCGACTTTAACGCCGATGGTGCGTATGTCACGCGCAAAGAAATGAAGTCGATCCGTATACGCAGCAACACGGATTTCCACTGGCTGATTGGAGACGACGTGGACACCACTGCAATCACGTCCAACGATCACACCTACGACAG GATTGTTGTGTATGGAGACGACATGTTGGCAGCCATCGTGCCGAACTCAGCCAAGCCCTTCAATTTCCACACAGAGTTTTCTATGACGGAAGAAATG GCCCTGAGAGTAAGCGATCACTATCCTGTGGAGGTGGAATTATGCATCGCTCCTCCTCCCTGCATGAGTAAATGCAGGGATGCCCAGAATGCACCAGgcaacaacacaatcacag AGAGTTTGCAGGCTGATGTGTTAAAACTGCAGAGGGAAAATCTCCTCTTGGAGCAAGAAAAACTTCAACTTCAGATCTCTCTATTACAACGGAAACTTGCCAAAATGGAAGTGGAAGAATAA
- the LOC122776585 gene encoding deoxyribonuclease-1-like 1 isoform X2 produces the protein MKELNRVNTSHHYSLQLSTRLGRNRYKEQFLFVYRDDVVKFIDSYQYEDNQVNDVDAFAREPYILHFRPHYTVLRDLVLIPVHTTPSDSERELDELYEVFLHVRDKWKTDNIMILGDFNADGAYVTRKEMKSIRIRSNTDFHWLIGDDVDTTAITSNDHTYDRIVVYGDDMLAAIVPNSAKPFNFHTEFSMTEEMALRVSDHYPVEVELCIAPPPCMSKCRDAQNAPGNNTITESLQADVLKLQRENLLLEQEKLQLQISLLQRKLAKMEVEE, from the exons ATGAAAGAACTCAACAG GGTGAACACCAGCCATCACTATTCTCTGCAGCTCAGTACTCGCCTGGGAAGAAACAGATACAAGGaacagtttctgtttgtctACAG GGACGATGTGGTCAAGTTCATTGACTCCTATCAATACGAAGACAACCAGGTGAACGATGTGGATGCTTTTGCGAGGGAGCCGTATATTCTCCACTTCAGGCCACACTACACAG TGCTGAGGGATTTAGTGCTAATCCCAGTCCACACCACACCTTCAGACTCAGAAAGAGAGCTGGATGAGCTGTACGAGGTCTTCCTGCACGTCAGGGACAAGTGGAAAACAGAT AACATAATGATCCTGGGCGACTTTAACGCCGATGGTGCGTATGTCACGCGCAAAGAAATGAAGTCGATCCGTATACGCAGCAACACGGATTTCCACTGGCTGATTGGAGACGACGTGGACACCACTGCAATCACGTCCAACGATCACACCTACGACAG GATTGTTGTGTATGGAGACGACATGTTGGCAGCCATCGTGCCGAACTCAGCCAAGCCCTTCAATTTCCACACAGAGTTTTCTATGACGGAAGAAATG GCCCTGAGAGTAAGCGATCACTATCCTGTGGAGGTGGAATTATGCATCGCTCCTCCTCCCTGCATGAGTAAATGCAGGGATGCCCAGAATGCACCAGgcaacaacacaatcacag AGAGTTTGCAGGCTGATGTGTTAAAACTGCAGAGGGAAAATCTCCTCTTGGAGCAAGAAAAACTTCAACTTCAGATCTCTCTATTACAACGGAAACTTGCCAAAATGGAAGTGGAAGAATAA
- the abtb1 gene encoding ankyrin repeat and BTB/POZ domain-containing protein 1, whose protein sequence is MDVYDLFSSCKKGDVSRVRYLVEHRDVDLNVRDKWDSTPLYYACLCGYEELVQYLLASGAKCEANTFDGERCMYACLQDSIRRLLKEYKCVSMHAMQRDDLNYFLHMLLEQGQHSDVKFLIHGQTFQAHRCVLSARSEYFSHMFESKWQGKNLITLKHPLINPAAFGAIMQFIYTGRMDIDISLVEDCRRLAKQCKMTEFIEELDNECKQLYEFVFNKPGMCVKVLTLEPRSCQLQEEMAQLANCALPSELIVGFGELPFNRFDTFPTYPDICFRVEGYNFLCHKAFFCGRSDYFKALLEDHFSEGEQLQSQPSTSVITLHNISHEVFIHVMYYIYTNSTELTVENVLDVLCVADIYLLSGLKRLCGKTLAMTICEDNVLCLWKTAKLFRLSRLEDHCIEYMAKIIELLVEQPEFVEIIKEDAGSLEDRHETDSVPLVDEIRYHIAGNVQTYSEIEEANQKLEALEDLLCSINIDC, encoded by the exons ATGGATGTATACGACTTGTTTAGTAGCTGCAAGAAGGGCGACGTTAGTAGAGTCAG GTACCTTGTTGAACACAGAGATGTGGACCTCAATGTAAGAGACAAATGGGACAGCACCCCGTT GTATTATGCCTGCCTCTGTGGTTATGAGGAACTGGTCCAGTACCTGTTGGCTAGTG GTGCCAAGTGTGAAGCCAACACATTCGATGGTGAGAGGTGCATGTACGCCTGCCTGCAAGACTCTATTCGCCGCCTGCTGAAAGAGTACAAGTGTGTTAGCATGCACGCTATGCAGCGCGATGACTTGAACTACTTTCTGCACAT gTTACTGGAGCAGGGTCAACACAGTGACGTGAAGTTTCTGATTCACGGACAAACGTTCCAGGCTCATCGCTGCGTTCTCAGTGCGCGCTCTGAGTACTTCAGTCATATGTTTGAGAGCAAGTGGCAAGGGAAGAACTTAATAACCCTCAAACACCCTCtg ATCAACCCTGCAGCCTTTGGAGCAATCATGCAATTTATATATACAG GAAGGATGGATATTGATATTAGCCTTGTGGAGGACTGCAGGCGACTTGCCAAACAGTGCAAGATGACTGAGTTCATAGAGGAACTGGACAATGAGTGTAAACAGCTGTATGAATTTG TGTTCAACAAGCCAGGAATGTGTGTGAAAGTCCTGACCCTGGAGCCTCGCAGCTGCCAGCTTCAGGAGGAGATGGCTCAGTTAGCAAACTGTGCTCTGCCCAGCGAACTAATT GTTGGATTTGGAGAACTTCCCTTCAACAGATTTGACACATTCCCCACTTACCCTGACATCTGCTTCAGAGTCGAGGGTTACAATTTCTTATGTCATAAG GCGTTTTTCTGCGGCCGCAGTGATTACTTTAAAGCCCTGCTGGAGGACCACTTCAGTGAGGGGGAGCAGCTGCAGTCCCAGCCCAGCACCTCAGTGATTACGTTACACAACATCTCCCATGAAGTCTTCATCCATGTCATGTATTACATTTACACTAATTCCACAGAG CTGACGGTGGAGAACGTGTTGGACGTGCTGTGTGTGGCTGACATATACCTGTTGTCGGGACTGAAGCGTCTGTGCGGGAAGACGCTCGCCATGACCATATGTGAAGATAACGTCTTGTGCTTGTGGAAAACGGCCAAGCTCTTCCGTCTCTCTCGGCTGGAGGATCACTGCATTGAGTACATGGCCAAGATCATTGAGCTG CTGGTGGAGCAGCCAGAGTTTGTCGAGATCATCAAAGAAGACGCCGGCTCGCTGGAGGACCGGCACGAGACTGACTCCGTCCCCCTGGTGGACGAAATCCGCTACCACATTGCGGGCAACGTGCAGACATACAGTGAAATCGAGGAGGCGAATCAGAAGCTGGAGGCCCTGGAGGATCTGCTGTGCAGCATTAATATCGACTGCTGA